One window from the genome of Carassius auratus strain Wakin unplaced genomic scaffold, ASM336829v1 scaf_tig00000611, whole genome shotgun sequence encodes:
- the LOC113069056 gene encoding NADH dehydrogenase [ubiquinone] iron-sulfur protein 2, mitochondrial: MAASMLRSLSRLGRPSVILISNVSTPACSVLQKRLKQWQPDVEWAEQYSGAVMYPSVITEKWAPPPWNDKDPPAEKEVSNLTINFGPQHPAAHGVLRLVMELSGESVKKCDPHIGLLHRGTEKLIEYKTYLQALPYFDRLDYVSMMCNEQAYSLAVEKLLNIQAPPRAQWIRVLYGEMTRILNHIMGITTHALDIGAMTPFFWMFEEREKMFEFYERVSGARMHAAYVRPGGVHQDLPLGLMDDIYEWCKNFSIRIDEVEEMLTNNRIWKNRTVGIGVIGAEDALNYGFSGVMLRGSGIKWDLRKSQPYDKYDEVDFDVAVGSNGDCYDRYLCRVEEMRQSLRIMLQSLNKMPAGEIKVDDAKIAPPKRSEMKTSMESLIHHFKLYTEGYQVPPGATYTAVEAPKGEFGVYLVSDGSSRPYRCKIKAPGFAHLAGLDQMSKGHMLADVVAIIGTQDIVFGEVDR, encoded by the exons GCTGAAGCAGTGGCAGCCAGATGTGGAGTGGGCAGAGCAGTACTCTGGAGCTGTGATGTATCCCAGTGTCATCACTGAGAAATGGGCACCTCCACCTTGGAACG ATAAGGACCCACCAGCGGAGAAGGAGGTGTCCAACCTCACCATCAACTTCGGGCCTCAGCACCCGGCGGCTCATGGGGTGCTGCGTCTGGTGATGGAGCTCAGCGGGGAGTCCGTGAAGAAATGTGACCCTCACATCGGCCTCCTGCACCGCGGCACTGAGAAACTGATTGAGTACAAGACTTATTTACAG GCACTTCCATACTTCGACAGGCTTGACTATGTGTCCATGATGTGTAATGAGCAGGCATATTCTCTAGCCGTAGAAAAGCTTCTTAACATTCAGGCTCCACCACGTGCACAGTGGATTAGAG TGCTGTATGGAGAGATGACCCGTATCCTGAACCACATCATGGGCATCACCACCCACGCCCTTGACATCGGAGCCATGACCCCCTTCTTCTGGATGTTTGAGGAGAGAGAGAAG ATGTTTGAGTTCTATGAGAGAGTGTCTGGAGCCAGGATGCACGCTGCATACGTCAGACCCGGTGGAGTTCATCAG gatttgccTCTTGGTCTCATGGATGACATCTATGAATGGTGCAAGAACTTCTCTATTCGCATTGATGAAGTTGAGGAG ATGCTGACCAACAATCGTATCTGGAAGAACAGAACTGTTGGTATCGGTGTAATTGGGGCAGAGGATGCGCTCAATTATGGGTTCAG CGGAGTAATGCTCAGAGGTTCTGGTATTAAATGGGATCTGAGGAAGAGTCAACCGTACGACAAATACGACGAGGTGGACTTTGACGTTGCTGTGGGAAGTAATGGCGACTGCTATGACAG ATATCTGTGCCGAGTGGAGGAAATGAGACAGTCGCTGCGCATCATGCTTCAGTCTCTCAACAAAATGCCTGCTGGAGAGATCAAGGTAGATGATGCAAAAATAGCCCCGCCCAAGAGATCTGAGATGAAG acGTCAATGGAATCTCTCATTCATCACTTTAAGCTGTACACCGAGGGCTACCAGGTTCCTCCAGGAGCCACGTACACCGCTGTAGAGGCACCGAAG GGTGAGTTTGGTGTGTACCTGGTGTCTGACGGGTCCAGCAGACCTTACCGCTGCAAGATCAAGGCACCTGGCTTTGCTCACTTG GCTGGTTTAGATCAAATGTCTAAAGGACACATGCTCGCTGACGTGGTGGCAATCATCG GGACTCAGGACATTGTGTTTGGTGAAGTGGACCGTTGA
- the LOC113069058 gene encoding very-long-chain (3R)-3-hydroxyacyl-CoA dehydratase 4, giving the protein MRFSLSLTYLFSYNLLQFYGHTWIFTNMTARFLSFGEDAQAGTFYFVGVMMGACQLLSLLELFHIADGFEECRLFPRFMQVMERNVLLFLLISLEEFQSKPVVCVQFYLWNILGLLRYPHELFCLIGTPYFKMLWVHQTLSIPVYLLSAVTEGISIFHMLPYLSESEGMDSVRLKVPASIYMYSPYILMGWLLLHVLGSSLTVLFLLKERKETLESWNQKLKKD; this is encoded by the exons ATGAG GTTTAGCCTCAGTCTCACATACCTCTTTTCGTACAACTTGCTTCAGTTCTATGGACACACATGGATTTTCACGAACATGACAGCCAGATTTCTCTCTTTTGGGGAAG ATGCCCAGGCGGGCACCTTCTATTTTGTGGGCGTGATGATGGGCGCTTGTCAGCTTCTGTCTTTGTTAGAACTGTTTCATATTGCAGATGGTTTTGAGGAGTGCAGGCTTTTCCCTCGCTTCATGCAG gtaATGGAGAGAAATGTCCTTCTGTTTCTCCTCATCAGTCTGGAAGAGTTTCAGAGCAAACCAGTGGTGTGTGTCCAGTTTTATCTGTGGAATATACTGGGCCTACTAAG GTATCCACATGAGTTATTTTGCCTCATAGGCACaccatattttaaaatgctatggGTGCATCAAACACTCTCGATCCCAGTGTACTTGCTGTCTGCTGTCACAGAAG GAATAAGCATTTTCCATATGTTGCCATACTTGTCTGAGTCTGAAGGAATGGATTCAGTGCGGCTTAAAGTACCTGCATCAATATACATGTATTCCCCATACATCCTTATGGGTTGGTTACTCCTTCATGTATTAG GATCCAGTTTAACGGTACTATTCTTGCTGAAGGAAAGGAAGGAGACTCTGGAGAGCTGGAATCAGAAGCTGAAGAAAGACTAA
- the LOC113069057 gene encoding high affinity immunoglobulin epsilon receptor subunit gamma-like: MMMTMMKVGLPFSLLSLWLSFGSADASGLKEPQICYILDAILFIYGIVLTVLYCRMKMRSKQAERYPGKKDAGEGVYEGLKPHDQDTYETIKMKQGKQ, from the exons atgatgatgacgatgatgaaggTGGGGTTGcccttctctcttctctctctttggcTCAGCTTCGGCAGCGCTG atgcgtCGGGTTTGAAAGAGCCACAGATATGCTACATCTTGGACGCGATTCTGTTCATCTATGGGATTGTTCTCACGGTCCTGTACTGCAGAATGaag aTGCGAAGTAAACAAGCAGAAAGATATCCAGGG AAGAAAGATGCCGGTGAAGGGGTTTATGag GGTCTCAAGCCTCACGATCAGGACACCTATGAGACCATCAAAATGAAACAAGGAAAACAATGA